One Herbaspirillum rubrisubalbicans genomic window carries:
- a CDS encoding LysR substrate-binding domain-containing protein — MDIRALRYFTETVRLNSFSRAADTLHVTQSTVSKMVRQLEDEVDAPLLIRDGRRLQLTDTGRVVYEQGQQILASMQRLDAEVRDTKALRCGRLEIGIPPMINILCTPVLKAFRERHPEIAIVLKEDTGPQIEQRVASGELEIGMTVLPADPDLELQTLPVARYPMWAVAQAGSFQKNRATLRCAQLDGMPLVLLNNEFGLTRSLRGVFREQEITPRIVAQSAQWDWLVAMALAGMGAALLPEPFIHRLASDQLQAVRLVEPEVQWQVAYVTRGAYLSHAARAWMDISAELFAGGRGRK; from the coding sequence ATGGATATCCGCGCCCTGCGCTATTTCACCGAAACGGTGCGTCTGAACAGTTTCAGCCGCGCCGCCGACACCTTGCACGTGACCCAGTCCACCGTCAGCAAGATGGTGCGCCAGCTGGAGGACGAGGTGGACGCGCCCTTGCTGATCCGCGATGGGCGTCGCCTGCAACTGACCGATACCGGTCGCGTGGTGTATGAGCAGGGCCAGCAGATCCTGGCCTCGATGCAGCGGCTCGACGCCGAGGTGCGCGATACCAAGGCGCTGCGCTGCGGCCGCCTGGAAATCGGCATCCCGCCCATGATCAACATCCTCTGCACGCCGGTACTGAAGGCCTTCCGCGAGCGTCATCCAGAGATTGCCATCGTGCTCAAGGAAGATACCGGCCCGCAGATCGAGCAGCGGGTCGCCAGCGGCGAGCTGGAAATCGGCATGACCGTGCTGCCGGCCGACCCCGACCTGGAATTGCAGACCCTGCCGGTGGCGCGCTACCCCATGTGGGCGGTGGCGCAGGCCGGCAGCTTCCAGAAGAACCGCGCCACCCTGCGCTGCGCCCAGCTCGATGGGATGCCGCTGGTGCTGTTGAACAATGAATTCGGCCTCACCCGCAGCCTGCGCGGCGTCTTCCGCGAGCAAGAGATTACTCCCCGGATCGTGGCCCAGAGCGCGCAATGGGACTGGCTGGTGGCCATGGCCTTGGCCGGCATGGGCGCGGCGCTCCTGCCCGAACCCTTCATCCACCGCCTGGCCAGCGACCAGTTGCAGGCGGTGCGGCTGGTGGAACCGGAAGTGCAATGGCAGGTGGCCTATGTCACGCGCGGCGCTTACCTGTCCCATGCGGCAAGGGCCTGGATGGACATCAGCGCTGAACTGTTTGCCGGTGGCCGAGGGCGCAAGTAA
- a CDS encoding FUSC family protein, giving the protein MPPLLSSRFSLYRFLLLNYCRRCRTRVERWRMQFPLRHANLSEGLRAACGAAAMLLLGEWLGNPLFSWAAIGAFLTCLADSAGSNRARLASMGGFALASTLGGMVAATAAGFSVEAGLLTIMACAGVAGFSRIYGAAAGLVLMLAAGVSAIMADAPVVLWPLTQSHVLIYFGGCLWALLLGLTAWRIHPFAPARQAVARAYGTLAELAAIAAANDLDDVAYAVHAAELAAHTRRHARFDIASAHRALEAVAVERTESRRLYENLLVRLARAEVLLDGITVLADLQLTHYQPAHARQRTARVLGAIARQLQAMQRDMQGGQAIAADDDARIMLRLRQLVARLPSGTGRLLQQVDTPLALGGQDPAGLKQAARVARPQRRGVAALLHLLAALWRKAALHVRAGSAEWHHAWRCAAAAGATYLIVHLLELPFGYWATMATMLVMQPSISDSWSRSMERAVGSVVGGVLAVAVCLVVHSPLGLAVLVFPLTVLTMALRPVSYGLYATFLTPVFVLVADVGGDPAHELTNAALRAGNNVIGALVAVLASYLFWPRRQQDDPQTQLRRMAQLNLAYLNAALSAAPALQDKPRMAQLHAHRRDACVANVEAGLLLQRLARERGWPERDHGRGRTAVALSRRLAAAASHLWAHPQAVAPELLDWLQALAQALQSQDGPALQQLTRQRPAPVQLALAAAVETACLLVGTLEAAQSPPAN; this is encoded by the coding sequence ATGCCGCCGCTCTTGTCGTCGCGTTTCTCGCTGTACCGCTTCCTGTTGCTCAACTATTGCCGCCGCTGCCGCACCCGCGTGGAACGCTGGCGTATGCAGTTTCCCCTGCGTCATGCCAATCTCTCCGAGGGCCTGCGCGCCGCTTGTGGGGCAGCGGCCATGCTGCTACTGGGCGAGTGGCTGGGCAATCCCCTGTTTTCCTGGGCCGCCATCGGCGCCTTCCTGACTTGCCTGGCCGACAGTGCCGGCTCCAATCGCGCCCGCCTGGCCTCGATGGGCGGCTTTGCGCTGGCCTCCACCCTGGGCGGCATGGTCGCTGCCACCGCCGCCGGTTTCAGCGTGGAAGCGGGTTTGCTGACCATCATGGCGTGTGCTGGCGTGGCCGGTTTCTCGCGCATCTATGGTGCCGCTGCCGGGTTGGTATTGATGCTGGCCGCGGGCGTGTCGGCCATCATGGCCGATGCCCCGGTGGTGCTGTGGCCGCTGACGCAAAGCCACGTGCTGATCTACTTCGGCGGCTGCCTGTGGGCGCTGCTGTTGGGCCTGACGGCTTGGCGCATCCACCCCTTTGCCCCGGCGCGCCAGGCGGTGGCGCGGGCCTATGGCACGTTGGCCGAGCTGGCCGCCATCGCCGCGGCCAATGATCTGGATGACGTGGCGTATGCGGTCCATGCCGCCGAACTGGCGGCGCACACCCGCCGTCATGCACGCTTTGACATTGCCAGCGCCCATCGCGCCTTGGAAGCGGTGGCCGTCGAGCGTACCGAATCCCGCCGTCTGTACGAAAACCTGCTGGTGCGCCTGGCGCGCGCCGAGGTGCTGCTCGATGGCATTACGGTGCTGGCCGATCTGCAGTTGACGCACTACCAGCCCGCCCACGCGCGCCAGCGCACCGCACGTGTGTTGGGCGCGATTGCGCGCCAGTTGCAGGCCATGCAGCGGGATATGCAAGGCGGCCAGGCGATTGCCGCCGATGACGATGCGCGCATCATGCTGCGCCTGCGGCAACTGGTGGCGCGCCTGCCCAGCGGCACCGGACGTCTGTTGCAGCAGGTCGATACGCCGCTGGCGCTGGGCGGCCAGGATCCGGCCGGCCTCAAGCAGGCCGCCCGCGTGGCCCGGCCACAACGTCGGGGTGTGGCGGCGCTGCTGCACCTGCTGGCTGCGCTGTGGCGCAAGGCCGCGCTGCATGTGCGCGCCGGTTCGGCCGAATGGCATCACGCCTGGCGCTGCGCCGCCGCCGCCGGTGCCACCTACCTGATCGTGCATCTGCTGGAACTGCCCTTCGGCTATTGGGCCACCATGGCCACCATGCTGGTGATGCAGCCCAGTATTTCCGATAGCTGGTCGCGCAGCATGGAGCGCGCCGTGGGCAGCGTGGTCGGTGGCGTGCTGGCGGTGGCGGTCTGCCTGGTGGTGCATTCGCCGTTGGGACTGGCAGTGCTGGTGTTTCCGCTGACGGTGCTGACCATGGCGCTGCGTCCGGTCAGCTATGGCCTGTATGCCACTTTCCTTACCCCGGTCTTCGTGCTGGTGGCCGATGTCGGTGGCGATCCGGCGCATGAGCTCACCAATGCCGCCCTGCGCGCTGGCAACAACGTCATCGGCGCGCTGGTGGCGGTGCTGGCCAGTTACCTGTTCTGGCCGCGCCGCCAGCAGGACGATCCGCAGACCCAGCTGCGCCGCATGGCCCAGCTCAACCTGGCCTATCTCAATGCCGCGCTCAGTGCCGCGCCTGCTCTGCAGGACAAGCCGCGCATGGCGCAACTGCACGCGCACCGGCGTGACGCCTGCGTGGCCAATGTCGAGGCCGGGCTGTTGTTGCAGCGCCTGGCGCGCGAACGCGGCTGGCCCGAGCGCGACCATGGCCGGGGCCGCACCGCCGTGGCCTTGTCGCGACGCCTGGCGGCGGCGGCCAGCCACCTGTGGGCGCATCCGCAAGCGGTCGCGCCGGAATTGCTGGATTGGTTGCAAGCCCTGGCGCAAGCGCTGCAGTCCCAGGATGGGCCGGCCCTGCAGCAGCTCACCCGCCAGCGCCCCGCGCCGGTCCAACTGGCCCTGGCCGCCGCGGTGGAAACGGCTTGCCTATTGGTCGGCACGCTGGAGGCGGCGCAATCACCGCCCGCCAATTAG